Proteins found in one Candidatus Nitrosopelagicus brevis genomic segment:
- a CDS encoding cytochrome c oxidase subunit I produces MVLELQKPRPIWQIMFSTHHTDVGLLYLITSLAFMFMGGALALLLRVELFSPGVQIIADSMTYNRIFTVHGTTLIFLFILPSASAFGNYLVPIMVRFKDMAYPKLNAVAFWMIPPAGALIWLGFADFTWYAYPTYSVVSAPGPAADMWIFGLKILGVSSILGSINFVVTIMKCKHPDLPLSKMPLLAWAYLTSSLITLVAVPTFAAALLMLLTDRLGASGFFNPAMGGDPIAYQHLFWFTFHPEVYILVIPAIGFMYEIFPRFSRKPIFSHSSGVAAFTLLTIVGFASWAHHMYATGMSFTEKTVFMVGTLAAVPASAMHTFNFLATMWGGRIKFATPIMWAVGGIALFFSAGAGGVVNSAMPLDFITHDSYWVVGHFHLFVMGTILFGTVGFVYYFFPYVTGRMYNEAMGKIHFILSFVGTVLVFFTQHILGLFGMPRRIYDYPAIPEWVQMNIIISIGAFIIGIGMAIFLGNLVWSAAKGKPADMDDPFGLGGKYYFPYQAKNPSH; encoded by the coding sequence ATGGTATTAGAATTACAAAAACCAAGACCAATTTGGCAAATTATGTTTTCAACACATCACACCGATGTTGGTCTGCTATACCTGATTACATCTTTAGCATTCATGTTCATGGGTGGAGCACTTGCACTGCTCTTGAGAGTCGAACTGTTCAGCCCAGGTGTTCAAATAATTGCTGATTCAATGACATACAACAGAATCTTTACAGTTCACGGTACTACTCTGATCTTCTTATTCATTTTGCCATCTGCATCTGCATTTGGAAATTATCTTGTTCCAATTATGGTCAGATTCAAAGACATGGCATATCCAAAATTAAATGCAGTAGCATTCTGGATGATTCCCCCAGCAGGTGCACTCATCTGGTTAGGATTTGCAGACTTTACTTGGTATGCATACCCAACATATTCTGTAGTTAGTGCACCGGGTCCTGCTGCAGACATGTGGATATTTGGACTGAAAATTTTAGGTGTGTCATCAATACTTGGTTCAATTAATTTCGTAGTTACAATTATGAAGTGTAAACATCCTGATTTACCATTAAGTAAAATGCCGCTATTAGCTTGGGCATATCTTACATCATCATTAATCACTCTAGTTGCAGTTCCAACATTTGCTGCAGCGCTGTTAATGTTGTTAACTGATAGATTAGGAGCATCTGGATTTTTCAATCCTGCAATGGGCGGAGACCCGATTGCGTATCAGCATTTGTTCTGGTTTACTTTCCATCCTGAAGTATACATCTTGGTAATTCCTGCTATTGGTTTCATGTATGAAATATTCCCACGTTTCTCAAGAAAACCAATCTTTAGTCATAGCTCTGGAGTAGCCGCATTTACTTTGCTAACTATTGTCGGATTTGCATCTTGGGCACATCACATGTATGCAACCGGAATGTCATTTACAGAAAAGACAGTATTCATGGTCGGAACTCTAGCAGCAGTTCCAGCATCTGCAATGCACACATTCAACTTCCTTGCAACCATGTGGGGCGGAAGAATCAAGTTTGCAACACCAATCATGTGGGCTGTAGGTGGAATAGCACTATTCTTCTCTGCTGGAGCAGGTGGTGTCGTAAACAGCGCAATGCCATTAGACTTTATCACTCACGACTCTTACTGGGTAGTCGGACACTTCCATCTATTTGTCATGGGTACAATTCTCTTCGGTACAGTCGGATTCGTATACTACTTCTTCCCATACGTAACCGGCAGAATGTACAACGAGGCAATGGGTAAAATCCACTTTATCTTATCTTTCGTAGGAACTGTTCTAGTATTCTTTACACAACATATCTTGGGACTCTTTGGAATGCCAAGAAGAATTTATGATTATCCAGCAATTCCGGAATGGGTCCAAATGAATATTATAATTTCAATTGGCGCATTCATCATCGGTATCGGTATGGCAATCTTCCTTGGTAACTTAGTTTGGAGTGCAGCAAAAGGAAAACCAGCAGATATGGACGATCCATTCGGCTTAGGCGGAAAATATTACTTCCCATATCAGGCAAAGAACCCATCACATTAG
- a CDS encoding plastocyanin/azurin family copper-binding protein, which yields MAQVEINDPIYRTTPERTTKMMVIMLGICIAGGGIFFGMWDYWISMPPPAGLLTGDVGGDDHGGSDKGSGAVTLTGVEINSALSFIESSDFRVLAFNALPGEEGANPTINANVGDKIIFDVVNDGKSFHAFGVTKDTEGFSNLIPGSEVASMNEPLKPGESGVSEFIPTEPGTYYYICTVPGHRMQGMVGEIVVTGAGAPAAAAPPTGVSHDFTFDFVESDDFRTLGFDKLPGEDGANPEIRVNSGDEITVTTVNAGKSFHAFGVVSNPDDFTSVVFDSEIAAATNPLKPGESGSVTFLAGAPGTYYYICTVPGHALQGMQGTFIVE from the coding sequence ATGGCACAAGTAGAAATAAACGATCCGATTTACAGAACAACCCCTGAACGTACAACCAAGATGATGGTTATCATGTTGGGAATCTGTATTGCAGGTGGCGGAATTTTCTTTGGAATGTGGGATTATTGGATTTCTATGCCTCCACCAGCAGGTCTCTTAACTGGAGATGTTGGCGGTGATGATCATGGTGGTTCTGATAAAGGCTCAGGTGCAGTTACTTTAACAGGAGTAGAAATCAATTCAGCATTATCATTTATTGAAAGTAGTGACTTTAGAGTTCTGGCGTTTAATGCACTGCCTGGAGAAGAAGGTGCAAACCCAACTATCAACGCAAACGTTGGCGATAAAATTATCTTTGATGTAGTTAATGATGGAAAATCATTCCACGCATTTGGTGTTACAAAAGACACTGAAGGCTTTTCAAATCTTATACCAGGTTCTGAGGTTGCATCTATGAATGAACCACTAAAACCTGGTGAAAGCGGAGTTTCTGAATTTATCCCAACCGAACCTGGTACATACTACTACATTTGTACAGTTCCAGGTCACAGAATGCAAGGAATGGTTGGCGAAATTGTTGTAACTGGTGCAGGTGCACCGGCAGCTGCAGCACCACCAACTGGTGTATCACACGACTTTACTTTTGACTTTGTAGAAAGTGATGATTTTAGAACTTTAGGATTTGACAAATTACCTGGCGAAGATGGAGCAAACCCTGAAATCCGTGTAAACTCTGGTGATGAAATTACAGTTACTACTGTTAACGCAGGAAAATCTTTCCACGCATTTGGTGTTGTATCAAACCCTGATGACTTTACAAGTGTTGTTTTTGATTCTGAAATCGCTGCAGCAACAAATCCATTAAAACCTGGTGAATCTGGCTCTGTAACATTCTTAGCCGGTGCTCCTGGTACATACTACTACATCTGTACAGTTCCTGGACATGCATTGCAAGGTATGCAGGGCACATTCATTGTAGAGTAA
- a CDS encoding COX15/CtaA family protein → MILKYLALASLVILYSLMFVGGYISAAGLGLTCPEWPLCPNGIMPNEEYFIEWVHRLVAATTGVLILATTIGAWINRDAGRKIKFTSAFASALVVTQITLGALVIDTQLHAVLVAVHLGIGILLFAMTLLTVLFAFRLGKQVIESKV, encoded by the coding sequence TTGATTCTAAAATATCTCGCATTAGCATCTCTTGTAATACTATATTCACTGATGTTTGTTGGTGGATACATCTCTGCAGCTGGATTAGGTTTAACCTGTCCTGAATGGCCATTATGTCCTAACGGCATAATGCCTAATGAGGAATATTTCATTGAATGGGTTCATAGACTAGTTGCAGCAACAACAGGTGTTCTTATTCTAGCAACCACTATTGGTGCCTGGATAAACAGAGATGCAGGCAGGAAAATCAAATTTACAAGTGCATTTGCAAGCGCTCTTGTAGTCACCCAGATTACTCTTGGTGCATTGGTAATAGATACCCAACTACATGCTGTTCTAGTTGCGGTTCATCTTGGTATAGGAATACTGCTATTTGCAATGACTCTACTTACAGTATTATTTGCATTTAGACTGGGCAAGCAAGTAATAGAATCTAAGGTTTAG
- a CDS encoding SRPBCC family protein — protein sequence MTVVKKSIDIKAPVDTVFTYFARPEHVSDQMSDKGVGMTVIPMDIKAGMGVGTTFRVIGDFSGKRLEWDCETTEFVRGEKISAKQIKGKFKKWEITTEFKELSDNLTNVSMTVDYEMPLGPLGNILDKVKFAKSAENGLETALFKVRGLLEGNGSIPVYITLDAYQKLLAEKKKMNNVPVSTVLTAILEKFEQEPEIKN from the coding sequence TTGACTGTAGTTAAGAAATCAATCGACATCAAAGCACCAGTAGACACTGTGTTTACCTATTTTGCAAGACCAGAACATGTTTCTGATCAAATGTCTGACAAAGGAGTTGGCATGACTGTCATTCCTATGGATATTAAAGCAGGTATGGGTGTAGGAACAACATTCAGAGTAATTGGTGACTTTAGTGGAAAACGACTAGAGTGGGATTGTGAGACAACTGAGTTTGTTAGAGGCGAAAAAATCTCTGCTAAACAAATCAAAGGTAAATTCAAGAAATGGGAAATTACCACAGAATTCAAAGAACTCTCTGATAATCTTACAAATGTTAGCATGACTGTTGACTATGAAATGCCATTAGGTCCACTAGGCAATATTTTAGACAAAGTAAAGTTTGCAAAATCTGCTGAAAATGGACTTGAAACAGCACTTTTCAAAGTAAGAGGACTCTTAGAAGGAAATGGTTCAATTCCAGTTTACATCACATTAGATGCATACCAAAAACTTCTTGCAGAAAAGAAAAAGATGAACAATGTTCCAGTTTCAACTGTATTAACTGCAATTCTCGAGAAGTTTGAACAAGAACCAGAAATCAAAAACTAA
- a CDS encoding class I SAM-dependent methyltransferase, with protein sequence MKYDEEFWNKYADENESRDNEGFTKFLTDLASSLHCTSILEIGCGTGIDLRKFNDSFEIHGVDLNDHALELAKKNIPNGKFYKENITKLPFEDSSVDFVFTHKLLNYLDDDTLDNGVSEMFRVAKKYIVNCELFGESEEMINDEMKFRNMQKRWLNYKVKIVSNVNMHEEIEPEQVRFTLLRKVQ encoded by the coding sequence ATGAAATATGATGAAGAATTTTGGAACAAATATGCCGATGAAAATGAATCTCGTGACAATGAAGGATTTACAAAATTTTTAACAGATCTTGCAAGCTCATTACATTGTACAAGTATTTTGGAAATTGGTTGTGGAACAGGAATTGATTTAAGAAAATTTAATGATTCATTTGAGATACATGGGGTTGACTTGAATGATCATGCATTAGAATTAGCCAAAAAAAATATCCCTAATGGTAAATTTTACAAAGAAAATATCACAAAATTACCTTTTGAAGATTCATCTGTAGATTTTGTTTTTACACACAAGTTACTAAACTATCTTGATGATGATACATTAGATAATGGAGTTAGTGAGATGTTTCGAGTAGCAAAAAAGTATATTGTGAATTGTGAATTGTTTGGAGAATCTGAAGAGATGATTAATGATGAAATGAAGTTTAGAAATATGCAAAAAAGATGGTTGAATTACAAAGTCAAAATTGTAAGTAATGTGAACATGCATGAAGAGATAGAACCTGAACAAGTGAGATTTACCTTATTGAGAAAAGTGCAATAG
- a CDS encoding branched-chain amino acid transaminase encodes MKETGKIWMNGKLVPFKNAKVHVLTHALHYSTSIFEGIRCYDTPEGSAIFRLPEHIDRFFNSAKMYSMKMPYSKKKISDGIVSTVNASKLKQCYIRPLAYYGYGTMGLTPTNNKVDVSISCWEWKMGESKAGKFSGAKCKISKWVRIDSKSQPMQAKSAANYSNAALARMEALNAGYDEAIMLNNKGHVAEGSAENIFVVKNGRITTPPLDADILDGITRDSAIKLLKSNKIKVIEKNLRINDLLKADEIFMTGTAAEVKSVTRVNKIKIGDGKIGEVTKELQELFMDTVMGKNKKFRSWLKFI; translated from the coding sequence ATGAAAGAAACAGGTAAGATTTGGATGAATGGGAAATTAGTACCTTTCAAGAATGCCAAAGTACATGTTTTAACACATGCATTACATTATTCAACCTCAATATTTGAAGGAATAAGATGTTATGACACTCCAGAAGGTTCAGCAATTTTTAGACTGCCAGAACATATTGACAGATTTTTCAATTCTGCAAAAATGTATTCAATGAAAATGCCATATTCAAAAAAGAAGATTAGTGACGGAATAGTAAGCACTGTTAATGCAAGTAAATTAAAACAATGTTACATTAGACCATTAGCGTACTATGGGTATGGAACAATGGGACTTACACCAACCAACAACAAAGTTGATGTTTCTATTTCATGTTGGGAATGGAAAATGGGAGAGTCAAAAGCAGGAAAATTTTCTGGTGCAAAATGTAAAATTTCAAAATGGGTAAGAATTGATTCAAAATCACAGCCAATGCAAGCAAAATCTGCAGCAAATTATTCAAATGCCGCATTAGCAAGAATGGAGGCACTAAATGCAGGATATGATGAAGCAATAATGCTCAATAACAAAGGTCATGTTGCAGAAGGAAGTGCTGAAAATATTTTTGTTGTGAAAAATGGAAGAATCACGACACCGCCATTGGATGCAGACATACTTGATGGAATAACAAGAGATTCAGCAATTAAGCTTTTAAAATCAAATAAAATCAAAGTCATAGAAAAGAATCTTAGAATTAATGATCTCTTAAAAGCTGATGAAATTTTTATGACGGGAACTGCAGCAGAAGTAAAATCTGTCACTCGTGTGAATAAGATAAAAATCGGAGATGGAAAAATTGGTGAAGTTACAAAAGAATTACAAGAGCTATTCATGGACACAGTTATGGGCAAAAATAAGAAATTCCGTTCATGGTTAAAATTCATCTAA
- a CDS encoding amino acid kinase family protein, whose product MSKLTIAKFGGSAIGIDGKGIPEIVKRIKEIQENSKLVVVCSAPLTMVEGKKRSLTDVILGIGNDAANGNNFDFSIVEKPYMKILEYVSDELRNSCKEVIDEFLKNSKEAIELATSKKEFLDEIRSKALAFSGEVLMSHVLNLILRSNGIKSDTISLDDWPIITDNNIESTNFLFSESISRMDKIEQILEKNDVISIGGFIGKTKDGIITTYERGGSDRTAADLGILFHKKYDTVIDLEKDSSVVSADPKIVKNELEEVNELSYNEARLAGMFGMKIVDPIAIKEILENGVEIPLTITNMNSPNMITRIQRKPDDKSGHPLKIVTGKRNCAILRIESEMIRDLLVSLDKDKRYSEFIVLSPFTKDGIEFSRVLFLDGDYVKRNEKYILSFDALATVAYDRGVVTLIGDEMWRVQQIASKASSKIGDAGLNILNMDAQEETSRIIIVIEDTEDSVSKAIESIHSERSKIKFI is encoded by the coding sequence ATGAGTAAGCTAACGATAGCAAAATTTGGTGGAAGTGCTATAGGAATTGATGGTAAAGGAATACCTGAAATTGTTAAGAGAATAAAGGAAATTCAAGAAAATAGCAAACTAGTCGTGGTTTGTTCTGCACCACTGACTATGGTGGAGGGTAAAAAGAGATCATTGACAGATGTCATATTAGGAATAGGAAATGATGCAGCTAATGGTAATAATTTTGATTTTTCAATTGTAGAAAAACCATACATGAAAATTTTAGAATATGTTAGTGACGAACTTAGAAACTCATGTAAAGAGGTTATTGATGAGTTTTTGAAAAATTCAAAAGAGGCAATTGAACTAGCGACGTCTAAAAAAGAGTTTTTGGATGAGATTCGTTCAAAGGCTTTGGCATTTTCTGGAGAAGTCTTAATGTCTCATGTTCTGAATCTAATTTTAAGAAGTAATGGAATAAAATCAGATACAATTTCACTTGATGATTGGCCAATAATTACAGATAACAATATTGAATCAACGAATTTTCTATTCTCAGAATCAATTTCAAGAATGGATAAGATAGAACAGATTCTTGAGAAAAATGATGTCATATCTATTGGGGGATTTATTGGAAAAACAAAAGATGGAATTATTACAACATATGAAAGAGGTGGTTCAGATAGAACTGCAGCTGATTTAGGTATTTTATTCCATAAAAAATATGATACCGTCATAGATCTTGAGAAAGATAGTTCAGTTGTATCTGCAGATCCAAAAATTGTAAAAAATGAACTAGAAGAAGTTAATGAGTTATCATACAATGAAGCAAGATTAGCTGGAATGTTTGGTATGAAAATTGTAGATCCTATTGCAATTAAAGAAATTCTTGAAAATGGAGTGGAAATACCACTTACAATTACAAATATGAATTCACCAAACATGATTACAAGAATTCAAAGAAAACCAGATGATAAGAGCGGACACCCATTGAAAATTGTTACAGGTAAGAGAAACTGTGCAATATTACGAATAGAATCAGAAATGATTAGAGATTTGCTAGTATCATTAGATAAAGACAAAAGATACAGTGAATTCATTGTCTTATCACCATTTACAAAAGATGGAATAGAATTTAGTCGAGTTTTATTTTTAGACGGAGATTATGTAAAAAGAAATGAGAAATATATTCTAAGTTTCGATGCACTGGCAACAGTCGCCTATGATAGGGGCGTAGTTACATTAATCGGAGACGAAATGTGGAGAGTTCAACAAATTGCATCAAAGGCAAGTTCAAAAATAGGTGATGCAGGATTGAACATTCTAAACATGGATGCACAAGAAGAGACATCAAGAATAATCATTGTCATAGAAGATACAGAAGATAGTGTTTCAAAAGCAATTGAATCAATACACTCTGAAAGATCAAAAATTAAATTTATTTAA
- a CDS encoding glycosyltransferase yields the protein MTKILFFSSPIGLGHATRDLAIINQMELESCKVFSGSSAIQFFQRNDIEANDVYSPPKFEVQNGKLEKSLKWLWSYYKYYKNCKEISNDIIRKEEPELIISDEDFASIAVAQEQGIPNIVITDILETKFTSGFGAIVEKKMNKTMQEMLQKANRVIIPESGTNQDNIIRTGPIVRKIQKRREEIRKDLDFKKKTVVLCAGGTEAGKFLIKKTINAIKKVEADIDLVLVTGPEIKEEFGNEIRNLGFVENLHEVIFAADLVISLAGKSTIDESVVYGTPGIFIPIKNHFEQEDNAKDMGFNFEDIFNLENLIEERINKDRNEQRQNGVDLAGMEIRNILFKKNND from the coding sequence ATGACAAAAATTCTATTTTTTTCTAGTCCCATAGGATTGGGACATGCAACAAGAGATCTAGCAATAATTAATCAAATGGAACTAGAATCTTGCAAGGTTTTTTCAGGTAGTTCAGCAATACAATTTTTTCAAAGAAATGATATTGAAGCGAATGATGTTTACTCACCACCAAAATTTGAAGTACAAAATGGAAAATTAGAAAAATCTTTGAAATGGTTGTGGAGTTACTACAAATATTATAAAAATTGTAAAGAAATATCTAATGATATTATTAGAAAAGAAGAACCAGAATTGATAATTAGTGATGAAGATTTTGCATCAATTGCAGTAGCACAAGAGCAAGGAATTCCAAATATAGTAATCACAGATATCCTTGAAACAAAATTTACTAGTGGATTTGGAGCAATTGTTGAAAAAAAAATGAATAAAACAATGCAGGAAATGTTGCAAAAAGCAAATAGAGTCATAATTCCAGAATCAGGAACGAATCAAGATAACATAATTCGAACAGGTCCAATTGTAAGAAAAATACAAAAAAGACGTGAGGAGATTAGAAAAGACTTAGATTTTAAAAAGAAAACAGTTGTTCTTTGTGCAGGCGGTACAGAAGCAGGAAAATTTCTAATTAAAAAAACAATTAATGCAATAAAAAAAGTTGAAGCAGATATTGATTTAGTTTTGGTTACAGGTCCAGAGATAAAAGAAGAATTTGGAAATGAAATAAGAAATTTAGGATTTGTGGAAAATCTTCATGAGGTTATTTTTGCTGCAGATTTAGTAATTTCTCTTGCAGGAAAATCTACAATTGATGAATCAGTTGTTTATGGAACACCTGGAATTTTCATACCAATAAAAAATCATTTTGAACAAGAAGATAATGCAAAAGATATGGGATTTAATTTTGAAGATATTTTTAATTTAGAAAATCTCATAGAGGAGAGAATCAATAAAGATAGAAATGAACAAAGACAAAATGGGGTAGATTTAGCAGGCATGGAAATTAGAAATATTCTTTTTAAAAAAAATAACGATTAA
- a CDS encoding radical SAM protein has product MMLNYDAPLYRPPSEANSLIFQVTLGCSFNQCSFCDMYRSKEYSERTWDEVKGEIDMMAKIMPDTQRIFLADGDAINLSTEYMVKILEYIREKFSSIERISCYAMPMNLLRKTPEDLQKLHNAGLNMLYLGIESGSDIVLRKVTKGATSKTIIKACNKAKDVGFKLSCMVILGLGGKKYSKENAIETGKVISASKPDFVGALTLYLENGIKDEFITKWGGEFVRIDDNESLEELELLVSNINAENQIVFRANHGSNAYNIAGTFPQDKKEMLEKIGWLTKHPENARPEGLRGF; this is encoded by the coding sequence ATGATGTTAAATTACGACGCTCCACTTTACAGACCTCCATCAGAAGCAAATTCATTAATTTTTCAGGTTACACTTGGTTGTTCTTTTAATCAATGCTCATTTTGTGATATGTACAGATCAAAAGAATATTCTGAAAGAACATGGGATGAAGTAAAAGGAGAAATTGACATGATGGCAAAAATTATGCCAGATACACAAAGAATTTTTCTAGCAGATGGAGATGCAATTAATTTATCAACAGAGTATATGGTAAAAATTCTCGAATATATTCGAGAAAAATTTTCTTCAATTGAAAGGATTTCATGTTATGCAATGCCTATGAATCTATTGAGAAAAACTCCTGAAGACTTACAAAAATTACATAATGCAGGTTTGAATATGTTATACCTCGGAATAGAAAGTGGTTCAGACATAGTTCTAAGGAAGGTTACAAAGGGTGCAACATCAAAAACTATCATCAAAGCATGTAACAAAGCAAAAGATGTGGGATTCAAGCTTTCATGTATGGTGATTTTAGGATTAGGTGGTAAAAAATACTCAAAAGAAAATGCAATAGAAACAGGAAAAGTAATCAGTGCATCAAAACCAGATTTTGTTGGAGCATTAACTTTGTATTTAGAAAATGGAATTAAAGATGAATTCATTACAAAATGGGGAGGCGAGTTTGTCAGAATAGATGATAATGAATCGTTAGAAGAATTAGAATTACTTGTATCAAACATTAATGCAGAAAATCAAATAGTTTTTCGTGCAAATCATGGTTCAAATGCATATAACATTGCAGGAACATTCCCTCAAGATAAAAAAGAAATGCTTGAAAAAATAGGATGGTTAACAAAACATCCTGAAAATGCAAGACCTGAAGGATTAAGAGGATTTTAG
- a CDS encoding KEOPS complex kinase/ATPase Bud32, protein MKILKKGAEADVYLSSWNGKKSVLKIRKEKKYRNPRLDERIRKQRTIREAQLISDVKSFGISTPLIHFVDYKKFSIYMQYVNGKLIRDMDDKSIPKVCLQIGKIVGNLHKNGIMHGDLTTSNFILTQKNLFLIDFGLANRTEKPDDHAVDLRLFKEILNSAHANVMEKSWKNFVSGYQSSVGKKQCSKILELVAVIESRGRYATVV, encoded by the coding sequence ATGAAGATCCTTAAAAAAGGCGCAGAGGCAGACGTCTATCTTTCCTCATGGAATGGAAAAAAATCGGTACTAAAAATCAGAAAAGAGAAAAAGTACAGAAATCCAAGACTTGATGAAAGAATTAGAAAACAAAGAACAATTAGAGAAGCACAGCTAATATCTGATGTAAAATCATTTGGTATTTCAACACCACTAATTCATTTTGTAGATTACAAAAAATTTTCAATATACATGCAATACGTAAATGGAAAATTAATTCGTGATATGGATGACAAATCTATTCCAAAAGTCTGCTTACAAATAGGGAAAATTGTTGGCAACCTTCACAAAAACGGAATTATGCATGGTGATCTTACTACTTCCAATTTCATACTAACTCAAAAAAATCTATTTCTTATTGATTTTGGATTGGCAAATAGAACTGAAAAACCTGATGATCATGCAGTTGATCTACGTTTGTTCAAAGAAATCTTGAATAGTGCTCATGCTAATGTTATGGAAAAATCTTGGAAAAATTTTGTTTCTGGATATCAAAGTTCTGTTGGGAAAAAACAATGTTCAAAAATTCTTGAATTAGTTGCAGTAATTGAGAGTCGAGGTAGATATGCAACAGTCGTGTGA
- the rdgB gene encoding RdgB/HAM1 family non-canonical purine NTP pyrophosphatase yields MQQSCELFFVSSNTHKFEEAKRILSNLGLEINLFKTTLEEIQSNSIGEIAKRKALDAFSKLEKPVIIEDDGLFIDSLGGFPGPYSSYVYDTIGNKGIMRLLENIELRNARFVAMIAYCNGTDNVKLFESSIPGKISLSIEEGGWGYDPIFIPDGESKTYANVSDKDKFSHRAASLKKFSDWFMHKQ; encoded by the coding sequence ATGCAACAGTCGTGTGAATTATTTTTTGTATCATCTAATACGCATAAATTCGAAGAGGCTAAAAGAATACTATCAAATCTAGGGCTTGAAATTAATTTATTTAAAACTACATTAGAGGAAATCCAATCGAATTCTATTGGTGAAATTGCAAAACGAAAAGCATTAGATGCTTTTTCTAAACTTGAAAAACCTGTAATTATTGAAGATGATGGCCTTTTCATTGATTCACTTGGTGGATTTCCTGGTCCTTACTCATCTTATGTTTATGATACAATTGGAAACAAAGGAATTATGCGTTTATTAGAAAACATTGAATTGAGAAATGCAAGGTTTGTAGCAATGATTGCTTATTGTAATGGGACTGATAATGTAAAATTATTTGAATCTAGCATTCCCGGAAAAATTTCATTGTCTATTGAAGAAGGCGGTTGGGGATATGATCCAATATTCATTCCTGATGGAGAGTCAAAAACATATGCAAATGTTTCTGATAAAGATAAATTTTCTCATAGAGCTGCATCATTGAAAAAATTTTCAGATTGGTTTATGCATAAGCAGTAA
- the twy1 gene encoding 4-demethylwyosine synthase TYW1 has product MSCSGEIVEKNEQLIQIKSNISQQLKKAKYGVADHSTVEICHWTKKSFRNEGSCYKHKFYGISTHQCMEFSPAGMHCENRCVYCWRPMEFYDSLEMDEQKVAEPKDIMSKLMEERRKLIVGHFGDPSQDKQKIEESLTPSHYAISLSGEPTMYPKLPDLIKYLKSLEATKSIFLVTNGQEPDMIQRLADENALPTQLYLSTNASDYDSFLKINRPKYDDSWQRWNKTLEMLADLDTRTVLRVTLIKDWNDSEEMISGFKSIFEKSNAHFIELKSYMHIGRSTNRLEYENMVEMNDVRKFSEKIVEKSDRFEVMDESEVSRIVVLQNKKRFTERYLTAYA; this is encoded by the coding sequence ATGAGTTGTTCGGGGGAAATTGTAGAAAAGAATGAGCAACTAATACAAATTAAATCAAATATTTCTCAACAATTAAAAAAAGCAAAATATGGTGTTGCGGATCATTCAACAGTAGAAATATGTCACTGGACAAAAAAATCTTTTAGAAATGAGGGGAGTTGTTACAAGCACAAATTTTATGGAATTAGCACTCATCAATGCATGGAATTTTCTCCAGCAGGAATGCATTGCGAAAATAGATGCGTCTATTGTTGGAGACCAATGGAATTTTATGATTCATTAGAAATGGATGAGCAAAAAGTTGCAGAACCAAAAGACATTATGTCAAAATTAATGGAAGAACGAAGAAAACTAATCGTAGGACATTTCGGAGACCCTAGTCAAGATAAACAAAAAATTGAAGAATCGCTTACTCCAAGCCATTATGCAATATCATTATCTGGAGAGCCAACCATGTATCCAAAATTACCTGATTTGATAAAGTATCTAAAATCATTAGAAGCCACAAAATCAATTTTCTTAGTAACTAATGGTCAAGAACCAGACATGATTCAAAGATTAGCAGACGAAAATGCATTACCAACTCAACTTTATCTTTCAACAAATGCATCTGATTATGATTCATTTCTAAAAATTAATAGACCAAAATATGATGATTCATGGCAACGATGGAACAAAACTTTAGAGATGTTAGCAGATTTAGATACAAGAACCGTATTACGAGTTACGCTAATCAAAGATTGGAATGATTCAGAAGAAATGATATCCGGTTTTAAATCGATATTTGAAAAATCAAATGCGCATTTTATAGAATTGAAATCCTACATGCATATTGGACGTTCAACAAATCGTTTAGAGTATGAAAATATGGTTGAAATGAACGATGTTAGAAAGTTTTCAGAAAAAATAGTAGAGAAATCAGATAGATTTGAAGTGATGGATGAAAGTGAGGTATCAAGAATAGTAGTTTTACAAAATAAGAAAAGATTTACAGAAAGATATCTTACTGCTTATGCATAA